Part of the Cuculus canorus isolate bCucCan1 chromosome 25, bCucCan1.pri, whole genome shotgun sequence genome is shown below.
ACCACCGATATTCAGCttcttgccttttcctcctttgaaaCGTGATTTCCGGAACCATGGATTCTGTGCAAAAGAAGGACAAGTGCTTTTCAACACAGGGAATAAGAAGCTTCATAAATGCATGTAGTGAGGCTCAGACAAGAGGGATTTTgagaatttcaaaagaaaaataaagagagttTCAGACTCAACAAATCAGCCGTTGCAAGGGGATGGACTGTGACAGACTGCAGTGTTTTAATAAATCCAGGAATAAATGCAATCTCTAATGCCATTCATTTGGGAGCTTGTGAAGTAGGaaagggatcgtccccctgtactcagcactggtgaggctgcacctcaaatcctgggttcagttttgggcccctcaatacaagacactgaggggctggagcaagTCTAGAGatgggaatggagctggggaagggtctggagcacaaagTTTACAGGAGCAGCTatgggacctggggctgttttgcctggagaagaggatgcagAGGGGAGACTTCAccgctctctacagctccctgaaaggaaaTTGGCCAAAAAGTCTCTGCGAACACAGGACAGAGCCAGGAACAAGTCCCTGAGCTCCTGATATTGTGCTAATCATGGAAGAAACCTTCTTCCTCTCAAGAAGTTTTGCTTGTTCATACCTGCATTGCTAAATCCAGCAGCTCTTTGGAAACATGTTGATTAGCACCTTCCAGATTTCTGACAAGATCACCAGCGAAGTTACTGTCTTTGGGAGTCAGCAGAGTGTAGGCAACTCCCTTCTCGCCTGCTCTGCCAGTACGACCGATTCTGTGGGTGTGTGTATCTATGTCCCGAGCCACATCATAATTGATGACAGTCTTAATGGAAGGAATATCTAACCCACGGGCTGTAATAAAGAACAATACAGCACTAAGAGTTATTACCCTGAATGAACTCAAAACAATCCCATTCATATCAGTAAATCACTTCattctgctccagcacaggaaagaagtttcCACAGGAACAGACCCCAGTTAAGACACAGGCTAAAACTTTTAGTTATGTTAAGCGTAGCAATATCCTCTCCAAAAGTAGTGCAAGTTAAACGATCCTCATATTCACAGGACTGGAGATGGATCACAGTTCTTTAAGCTACTGTTTTTccaaggaggagagagagctTTATTAAAGGACAGCAAAATTCACTCTTGGCTCAACTAAACTTCTGGGGACAAAAGCTGTTCTAAAGAAAGCTTCAGACGCATCCACTTCCTCTTCCTTTAAGGATGCATAACTTGTCAGGTGATTAACAAATAGCAATTACTTCCTTAagagagagggtttttttatttctgtatattaaaaaatatctgtcagGCTGTAGTCTAAACGTActtaaaagactttaaaaacaaaagccctTGCTAAAATTATGTACTTGGCAAAAACATCTGGAAAACAGTACCCAGCAGGTTTAGGCAGCAGCTTTGTCACCTTCCACTAACACGCATTAGCCTTTCTGCTGATATCCACAACTCGTACGAGCCACTGGCTGTTTCTTAGAACATCACATACCTGCGACATCAGTAGCTACCAGTATCGGGATgccttttttcttaaattctgaAATGACTTTATTCCTCTCACTCTGGTCCATGTCACCATGAAGCAGCCCCAGATTATGATCCTCCTGCTTAAGATTATTGGCCAGCTCTTCTGCATTTGCCTTCTTGGTGACAAAGAGGAGAACACTCCCAGAAGATGTGAACTCCACGAGGCGTCGAGTCAGCCAGTTCCATTTACTAGGGCCAGAGGGGAAAATCTCCACAATTTGAGTAACATCTTCATTGGCCTAAGGAGAGAAATAAGACAAGCAGTGAGGCAGGACAGAAAGGACGGCATGACAAACACATACAGATGAGagaataaaatgaagatttaaacTAGGTGTGAGAATAAAAAGAGGTGAGGCATCCAAATTCTCCTTTGACAGAGGTTAAAGCTCTTTCTCCCTTGTCTTAACTATTGATGATTATCTTCACAGTGCAGAAAAGGCAGGGGTTAAATGAGCTTCTCTTTGATAAACTCGAGACAGGCAAAGTACAGTCCTTGGCATGATGCATTTTAGCACCCAGCTGATCTAAAGATGGGTACCTTACTATTTAAATGCTCTTAGGACAGATGCCATTAACATCTAAAATAGACTGTGCAAGAGCATggtcagagatggagaagatgctCATCCGTAAAAGTTATTCACATGATGATCAGAGAAAGTATCCCTGTGAGCTGTGCAGTGTCCTTGGAGTCACAAGACAGCAGGTCTAAACAGATCCCTGTACACTGTATATTGCAAGTAATAAAAGTGCAGTGGAACGCATAGCAGTCAGTCTCCAGAAGCTTCTctgaaaactttcatttttacacATGTAAATATCAGTGATTTCAAGGATGATGCTGTCATAATAGAGTAATAATTTAGATCAAAACCCAGCAAACCTATGACTGAGCTAGGAAAGTTGCTTCTTTTCGTAAGCaatgtttaagaaaaacaattttcccAGAAAGAAGGGGCTTCAGGTAGCCAAACAAAAATTGCAGAGAACCggttaaaagaagaaagttctGAAGGAGTCTCATGAAATTCGTCAACAGTTTTCATGTATTATAAGCAAATTTTCTCCACAGCAAGCCTACATCTGCCCACTTCATCAGCTTATTATCGAATCCCTGGTCTGCTAATAGTTCAGCTGCTACTGTCAAGCAAGTATAGAACCAACATTCCTACCTAAAGCAGCTGAAAGACATTACAGTCTCAGTTTCAAATTCTTCATTGCTAaagctgtgatttatttatattgaGATAAAACAAAAGTATAAACCCACCGATTCagcctaattaaaaaaaaaaacaaaaatcaaatcacTGCATTAATGTTGTTTCACTCCTGCATGAAGCCTCCCACCACTACAAGAATATTTGTTGGCAGAAAGCAAGCTcattaaaactaaaaccaaaaccttaatattttttgttaagCACCAAGTATTTAGTCTTAAATATGAAAGATGACTTCTGCTGTTTAACATAAATTTCAGACAACACAACCAGAAGGGTTCATTTCTCCGACTGTCTCCAAAGTAATGTAAAGTAATTACCTCTCCAATGTCTCCCTGCACAACTCGAATGGGGTCGATCAGAATATCTCGAGCCAATTTCTCTATCTTCTTACGAAAAGTGGCACTGAACAACAgagctaaaagaaaaactgtatttgaagaccttgaaaaatacattttctttaacattGCACAGCTCTTGTGAGTGAGGCCCTGTGCAGCTGCACTGGATGTCAGCAATCTGAAGTGACAGACTGTTCTATCGGTTCTATTAGAATACCTGAAAGTGGAAATGTATTTCACAGCATCTGAAAAAATGTGGATAGTTAAGTGTCACTGCTGTGAAAGTTCTTTCATGGCAGCTTAGAAGACAGGGTCTCAAATCAATATTTAGTTCAGCTAATGATCCTCTCCCCGAGTGAGGTCTGTGGAGGGGTTACAGACTGATGAGTGTGCACTGAACCACACTCACAAAGTGCCTCCTCCCACACTGAGAATTAACACCAGTGAACTCTTACAAAAGTCTCATAGTGCGTCTGTGTCAAGAACAGAAAATCCTATCTCTGCTCCCGATTCTTAACCGGCAGCCCACCGCACAGCCTCctttatcaggcactggcacaggctgcccacggaagcgtttgagtcaccatcccaggaggtATTAAAAAGATGGGCATACGAGGTGCTCAGTGATATGGtatagtagacaggtacggttggactcaatctcaaacatcttttccaaccaaatgattctatagTCCTTTAACTCTCAGAAGTTCAGTTGGaaacagaataatagaatagtctgggttgaaagggaccttaaagatcatctagtttcaacccccctaccatgggcagggacatcccattaaatcaggctgcccaaggcccatccaacctcaccttgagCATAACACGGCCTATAAGCATAACACGCTTATACTTACTCTGTCTGTCAGGTCGTACATGGCTTGCAATTGATCTGACCTGATATTctggaaaggagagggaaaaggttCTGATTAACATCATATGCTTGTTATTTAGTAGAATAATTCAAAATTCAACTTCCTTGCCTTATTGAGCAAATAACCATAGAGTAAATGAGTGCCTCTCACTCAGTATTTCATTCTGCTGTGACCTCCAGGTGCTCTTTGCTGCACAATGGAAGTTCCTTAGCTGTACAAAGAAACTTTTGGAAGTTCCTTCAGCAAGAACTTCCATAAGAAATGATCCTAGTTAGGTCTGTCCAACCCTTACAAGGGTCTCCCTCCATTTGTTGTATTACAGTACTGCCAAATCTCTGCTATGTCCAATGATTCTTGAATTCATAATCACCCAGACTCAAATGACTAAACCTCTtccaataaaataaagtttaacaCCACTAGTTTGTGCCCACAGAATCAAAGCACTGAAGTGACTTGCCCAAAAGTTATTCAGCAAATCTAAGATAAAAAACAGGAGGTTTGGATTTATACACAAACAGGATGTCGTTGATCTCTATACTAACAGATATCAGACCTCTGATTGTGTCTGTATTgtctataaaatatttctttaatgactTTGCAAGTACATCAGGAATTATGAACAGTCCTACGAAGCTGGAAACTGAACACCACTGCTTTCCAACCCAGTGACGTTTATTCATTACATACCAAAACCCATATCAAACATTCTGTCAGCTTCATCAAACACAAGGTAGGTGACTCTTTGAAGGTTTGtagctttctttttcacatgaTCAATCAAACGaccctattaaaaaaaaaacaaacaaacaacaaccatgttttcaaagtatttaaaaatatgttaatataTGCAACCTTCAAGCACTTAACTGCTTTTTATCCTCACTTACCAGagattcagaacagaaaacatcaagGCTTCAGTCTAGAAGTGTCACTATTCAAATCATAGAAACAGATTCCTAAAACCCTCACCAAGTATGCCTGACAAGCTGAATTTTAGGATGTTTTTTTCAAGCTTAACAGTGCTGAGATCCCAAATTTCCCCAGTTGTCTTAAtaagtaaattttaaatgtgaacTGGCTACTCAATCCCACATTTTTTTGGCAAAGGAGCTTTTcatactttgttttcttccctagtACCCCCATGAACAGTCACAATAAAACTTCCTCCAATCCATTAATTGTTCAGTTCATAATCAGTTTCTGCACTAAGCAAGGCCAGTTGACACTAGTGCCCCTTTAAACCAGGGGTTCAGCATCAACACCCAGTCTGATTCAATGTTTCAATCATTCAGTATTACTGTCACAGGACTCACAACCGAATCAGGAAGATGGCACTCAAGTTCGTGACATTCTTGGAATTTTCATCATGAATTCAAGGCTCGGCAgtcagaagctgctgctgcacacaaCTGATGCTGATTCAAGCAATCTTGCCTGCTAATCTGTCTTCTTTGGGAAAACCTatctattatttattattttacctTGGGAAAAAAGTAATCCCACCAGATTCACTCTCCAAATTTTATAACCTGTGAAGAACTTAGATTTCAGTGAGCACAGAACAAATTCTGCATCACCAGTGGTACTAAAAATCTGTCCCAGCTTCAGTCAAGCAACAAAACATTGCACTGTGTGCATACAGGTACTTACTGGTGTGCAGACGACGATCTCTGCCCCCTCCTGGAGGGCTTTGGCTTGTTCCCACATACTCCCTCCTCCATACACAGCTACGGAGCGCAGATTATATGCCTTACCAAAGCGTTTACATTCTGAATGTATCTGAGAATTTGAAACAAAGCACATCAGAGATCATGTCAGACAGATCTGAAAAAGTACACCTACCTTGGAAATACAGCCCAGCTCCTGAAGTCCACTTTTCAGCCAATAATttaggaggctgaggggagaccttattactctctacaactacctgaaaggaggttgtggagaggagggagctgggctcttctcccaggtgacaggggacaggacaagagggaatggcctgaagctccgtcaggggaggttcaggttggatatcagaaaaaaattcttcacagtaagagtcatggggcactggaacagctgcccagggaggtggtcgagtcgccttccctggaggtgtttaaggaacgggtggatgaagtgcttagggacatggtttagggagtgttaggaatggttggacttgatgatccaatgggtcctttccaaccttgtgattctgtgattctgtgattctgtgaattcaTTCAGAAATCCTCAGGGATGAATACTTTGATATTTGTGGATAATATCCAATCATTTATTTGGGAAACCTATTTAGGCATCCAATCGTAATTTAACCCGCAGGCTTTATCCTTTTACACGTGTAGTTTGTGGCAATGCATCCACAGTATTCTTAACACTGAAGAATAATACGGGAGCACTCTAAAAATGTGTAATATCAGATTTGTCTTCAACCAAAAGCTGTAGGACTGTAAGCTCATGTTGGAGGCACGCTACTAATGCAGAGCAGTTTTTTCTTATAGTTTACTGAGGTTCTCCGATAATTTCTGCCCAGAATTTTGTCATCTTCTATAAGAACACTGTATGGCACAGAAACGTTTACCGTTCACCTACCTGTTGGCAAAGCTCTCTGGTTGGGCATACGATCACTGCAATGGGACCATCTCCCGGCTCAAGTTCCTTTTGATCCATGATGTGAATCAACATTGGCCAGATGAAGGCTGCTGTTTTTCCACTTCCAGTCTTCGCTATCCCAATCATATCTCTGCCACTTAGCGCAACTGGAACACcctaaaaataaagagattttatGCCTACCTTAGCACATTCTTGAGGTACGTATTACATGAAAACTCAGATAACAAGAGAAAAGCATTATAGAGGGGTCATAGCAACATACATCGATGCTGATACAGTTTTGTGGCCAAGTTCAGAACTGAATGAGTTTAAAGGGCTGGGAGCAATTATCATATTAAGACTGTTGGTGTCTGATATGAAATCAGCATTGGGGCACAGGACAACATCCCAAGGATATATTTACATGTCCACAAATGCATCTTGTCCACCTGTAagaatgctaaaaataaattctctgaCCTATTCTTTCTGTAACCATTCTGAGTGCTGAAGTGCTCCGTTCATCCCCACTGCTGCTACAAAGACCTCTAAATCacgtatttttttccaaacagtaaaaaaatcccaagGATGCGTCACCATGTCATTTTTTATActtcaagaaaagcagatgaagtAGCATGGTTATAATCATATTGCTGAAAACCTTGATTACTTATGGAAATCAATCCACATATGCAGTAGAATCTCTTTTGCTTGCACAGCTCTCCAATGACCAGTTAAATAGTCCAACTCATGGGGAGTTTATTTTAACTGCcctaagaaattaaaaacatgccTCGTTGCACATCTCTTCTAGTTACAAGACATTCAAACGTAAGCTGTTTCATGAAATACAGTTGTCAATGAATGGCTCTTCATTCAGCTACTTGCtatggttatttttaatatctttttaatgTTAACACAACTTCTTCTAATACAACGTTTCTAAAAGCAAGAGGTGTCACCTGCGTGTTCTGTAGTCTTCACTGAaagacagatgaagaaaagcataTGGAAGTATTTACAGTAGtcatttaataagaaaaaaaacgGGGTAAATGtctacatagaatcatagactagaaTACcagaatggttcaggttggaagtgacttcaaagcccatctatTTGCAActcgctgccatgggcagagacacctttcactagaccaagctgctcaaggccccatccagcctggccttgaacacttccagtgataGGGCATTCACAATTTCtttgggcaatctgttccagtgcctcactaccaTCACCGTGAAGAATCTCTTTCAAATGTCTAATCCagatcttcctccttccaatttaaagccattccccctcgtcctgaCACTTCTATCTAGCAAAAGAGAATTGCTTACACCCTCACACAGAGTAGGGACCTTCCCATGTGTTCTATTAGTTCCATTCAGATGTTAGAGAATTAACAACACTCACCTGACACTGTATAGGAGTGGGCTGGGTATACTCAGATTTCCTAATTTGATGCATAAGCTGCTCATCAAACCCAAAATGAGCGAAACTACTGCCAGGCCTCGGAGGAGCAGCACCAGAGACCTTAGAAACAGAAACATACCTTTGTTCATGAAGGGTAAGAGAAAACCGAAGTGCAATCTGTACAAAAAGGGCTTTTTATCTTTTGAATAGACATAAGTCTAGCTAGGTGCAAATTCCAGATATGTTTTGTAAACAGGACTCTCAGGTATAAAAACCTACATGAATTTTTAGTCAACGCAAGCTATTAAACACCACATCTACTTCCTTGTATAACTGATCTTCTTCCCCAAATAATTCCCATCATAGAAAGGCAGCACATTAATGTGTCACAAATGGCAAAAGACCAATTCTTGCATATAATATTTCCAGTTTCAATTCCTAGTTCTTTAGTCCAAGCACAACCATGTAACTGGCAATCTTGGGTGCCTATTTTGACAAGTCCAGAGAATTTCAAAAGACTGCTGAGGAAAACCAAGCTCCCCTAAAATAAAGTCACCAAAGGTACCCAAGAGGCTCAATATTCAAAAGCCAGAGTTCCCTGtgaaaatcttcattaaaaCTACTACGACAGTCCAAAAGAACTGGGAGTAAGAAGGTCCTAGGAGGACAGTTTTGTGTCTAGCTTACCCGAAGATTTAGCTTATGCCGTAACTCCACCACCTGCTGCGGGGTGAGACTGGTGATCTCCTCATGCTCATCATAGAAATTTTTCTCAAACGGTGGATATTCAATCTGCAAGGGTAATCACTTGGTTACTCCGGATCTCGGGATTCTCTCTCTGTACATTTAGTTTTGGAGGGAAAGGGTGTTTTTGAGAAGTTCTTAATTATCTGCAAGAACATTAGTTTAATTTGAAGTCATTTGAAGGCTCTTTGGTATGAATCAAGTGACATAGCACTGTACCTGGTAACTTAGATGTACAGCGATGAAACCGTATTTCCATCTACTTCTTAGCTCCTGCTTTCTAAAACACCTCAGACAAGAGAATGGAATAAACTTCCTACCTCTGAATGGTCAATAGGTGGAAGAGgatcaatgattttttttgacGGTGCAATTGGATTCCCATCACTATCATACTCCAGGTtatcctcttcctcttcttgtaCCACACCAGCAGTGGGGTTTTCAGCCATGTAGCGAAAATACGCTTCCTGCAGCAAAACATATCAGTAAAATCACATACAATAGGATGCAAAAATACTCCTACATTTGTTTAAATGATGTATATGCTAGATGGCTGTTTGCTTTCATACCCAtcattaaggagaaaaaaaaaagttcactaTAACTGGTTCTTCTGATAAATACCAACAGTTATGTCCAGAAGGACAGTAAGTACAAATGAAGATCAGACcacaaaatgattttaaaaaccAAGCTTCTTCTCC
Proteins encoded:
- the DDX42 gene encoding ATP-dependent RNA helicase DDX42 isoform X2, with the protein product MAENPTAGVVQEEEEDNLEYDSDGNPIAPSKKIIDPLPPIDHSEIEYPPFEKNFYDEHEEITSLTPQQVVELRHKLNLRVSGAAPPRPGSSFAHFGFDEQLMHQIRKSEYTQPTPIQCQGVPVALSGRDMIGIAKTGSGKTAAFIWPMLIHIMDQKELEPGDGPIAVIVCPTRELCQQIHSECKRFGKAYNLRSVAVYGGGSMWEQAKALQEGAEIVVCTPGRLIDHVKKKATNLQRVTYLVFDEADRMFDMGFEYQVRSIASHVRPDRQTLLFSATFRKKIEKLARDILIDPIRVVQGDIGEANEDVTQIVEIFPSGPSKWNWLTRRLVEFTSSGSVLLFVTKKANAEELANNLKQEDHNLGLLHGDMDQSERNKVISEFKKKGIPILVATDVAARGLDIPSIKTVINYDVARDIDTHTHRIGRTGRAGEKGVAYTLLTPKDSNFAGDLVRNLEGANQHVSKELLDLAMQNPWFRKSRFKGGKGKKLNIGGGGLGYRERPGLGSENSDRGNNNNVMSNYEAYKPSTGAMGDRLTAMKAAFQSQYKSHFVAASLNNQKTGSSAAGASGWTSAGSLNSVPTSSAQQNAANPDSPVAATAAAKGVPGFTSSGNLNSVPTFPSVGVQSFNNANANSNNREGIGGGSTGVAGGGGGGGGGGGRGGGGGGGGGGVGSIVRERYNDNRNSRHNELPRRGEGGGRYNDVQRHGEGVGRHSDAYRHGEGRHGDNHRHGESRHLADVGSGNHNNNDSRNSNEGRNNENRNGENRKDASSRDNKTDGFAVPEPPKRKKSRWDS
- the DDX42 gene encoding ATP-dependent RNA helicase DDX42 isoform X1, which codes for MNWNKGGPGTKRGFGFGGFAITPGKKEEPKLSQQSHSAFGTAGSSATFAKSGPPQLPSFYKIGSKRANFDEENAYFEDEEEDSSNVELPYIPAENSPTRQQFHSKSADSDSDDDPLEAFMAEVEDQAARDMKRLEDKDKEKKNVKGIRDDIEEEDDQEAYFRYMAENPTAGVVQEEEEDNLEYDSDGNPIAPSKKIIDPLPPIDHSEIEYPPFEKNFYDEHEEITSLTPQQVVELRHKLNLRVSGAAPPRPGSSFAHFGFDEQLMHQIRKSEYTQPTPIQCQGVPVALSGRDMIGIAKTGSGKTAAFIWPMLIHIMDQKELEPGDGPIAVIVCPTRELCQQIHSECKRFGKAYNLRSVAVYGGGSMWEQAKALQEGAEIVVCTPGRLIDHVKKKATNLQRVTYLVFDEADRMFDMGFEYQVRSIASHVRPDRQTLLFSATFRKKIEKLARDILIDPIRVVQGDIGEANEDVTQIVEIFPSGPSKWNWLTRRLVEFTSSGSVLLFVTKKANAEELANNLKQEDHNLGLLHGDMDQSERNKVISEFKKKGIPILVATDVAARGLDIPSIKTVINYDVARDIDTHTHRIGRTGRAGEKGVAYTLLTPKDSNFAGDLVRNLEGANQHVSKELLDLAMQNPWFRKSRFKGGKGKKLNIGGGGLGYRERPGLGSENSDRGNNNNVMSNYEAYKPSTGAMGDRLTAMKAAFQSQYKSHFVAASLNNQKTGSSAAGASGWTSAGSLNSVPTSSAQQNAANPDSPVAATAAAKGVPGFTSSGNLNSVPTFPSVGVQSFNNANANSNNREGIGGGSTGVAGGGGGGGGGGGRGGGGGGGGGGVGSIVRERYNDNRNSRHNELPRRGEGGGRYNDVQRHGEGVGRHSDAYRHGEGRHGDNHRHGESRHLADVGSGNHNNNDSRNSNEGRNNENRNGENRKDASSRDNKTDGFAVPEPPKRKKSRWDS